The sequence ATACCTATCGATTGGGCTGATATTTCTTTTGAAATTAAGTCGAACCAGATTCAAGTTATCGCAGAAGTGAAAACAATTTGGAAAACAGGTGTGGAAATGGAAGCGCTTAGTGCCGTATCTGCTGCATTATTAAACATTTATGATATGCTTAAACCTTTGGATGAATCGCTTTTTTTAGGTGACATCAAATTATTGCAAAAACAAGGGGGAAAGTCCGATTTCATAGATCAATTTGAAGCTCCTTTGAAAGCTGCGGTTTTAGTCATATCCGATAGCACATTTTCCGGAAAACGGGAAGATAAATCGGGCAAGTTAATTCAAAAATTTTTGTGCAATCAGCCTATTTCAGTGGATGACTACCAAATTCTTCCGGATGAAATTGGACAAATTCGGGAGAAACTCATTGATTTAGTAGATAACCGCAAAATCGATTTGATTTTTACAACAGGTGGAACGGGATTAAGCCCTCGTGATGTTACACCGGAAGCAACTAAAGACATTATTCATAAATCAATTCCAGGTATCGCAGAAACCATTAGGAGACATGGAAAGGAAAGGACTCCTTATGCAATGCTCTCTCGAGAGATATGTGGAGTCCGGAATCAAAGTATGATAATCAATTTGCCCGGCAGTACAAAAGGGGTTAAAGAAAGTTTACAGGCTATTTTCCCCGGGATATTACATGCATTTCCAATTATTCATGGGGATGGCCATTGATTAAAAAACTTCATTTCAACGATTAATTTTCAATGCAAGTAGAAGTACGGTTTTTTGCTGTTTGCCGTGATATCGCAGGTTGTGAATCATTAACACTTGATTTGCCGTTTGATGCAACTGGTGAACTGTTATGGGATCAAGTCATTGCTAAAATTCCACGACTAGAGCCCTTTAGAAAACAGGGTCGGCTGGCTGTAAATCTAGAATACGTAAAAGATACCATTCAATTACATGAAGGTGATGAAATATGTATTATTCCACCGGTGAGCGGTGGATAATTTACTTTATAAATTTGAATAGGACTATTGAGATTGATTGAAGATCAAAAGAAATATATTGAAATCATCGCCAAAGAATTAAATTATCAAAAGTTATACAATTTTGTTGCATCAAGTTCCTGTGGCGCTATCGATATTTTTATTGGTACTGTTCGATGTCATGCAGAAGGGCAAAGTGTCAAAGCTATTGAATACCATGGGTATCCTGAAATGGCCGAAAAAGAACTTGCCTTAATTTGTGAAAATGCAATGAAAAAATGGCCGGTATACCGTGTGGCTGTGCAGCATCGTCTTGGATTATTGCAATTAAAAGAAGCAAGTGTGATGATTATGGTTTCATCTGCTCATAGAGCTGAAACTTTTGCTGCTTGTAAATTTATTATTGAAGAAATTAAAGTCAATCTACCTATTTGGAAAAAGGAAATATTTGTAGACGGAAAAAGGCAATGGAAGAATACATCTTTTATGCCGTGAAATGGTAGGGGACAGAAAATACCAATAGTTAATATTATCAATTCATACCTTAAATTATATATAATTTTAGACCGATTAAATAAATGTGCGATAAAAATGGTTTAACCGGCTATTGTGGAACTTGTCGTTGAATATCTCGTTGTTTATTAATATACTTATCGCTTTTAATTAACAAGCCGAATTATTTATTTAGAATAACAGATAGGAAAGGACATGAGGAGTTAATGGCTGATTTAGACATTCAAAGATTGCTGAAAGACACCCCCAATATAACAGATGAGATCGCTAGCCTTTTAAAGGAATTGCAAAAGGAATCTCTTGAAAAATCCATGCTTCTTGAACTAAGCAAGAATATCAATTCAACTTTGAATTTAAATAATGTACTCAATTTAATATTTGATTATTTGAACCGGGTAATTCCTTTTGATGCTGCAGGAATATTCTTAATAGATCCGACTACCAATAAACTTATCCCCGAATCTATCCGTGGATATGATAAAGAGGCTGTAAAAAAAGCGCATTTAAAAGTAGGAAGAGGGCTAACAGGAGTGGTCGCGAGAGAAGGAAAAGGCATAATTTGTCCGGATACTTCCAAAGACCGGCTTTATGTAAACGTGAAAAACGAAACTCAGTCTGCAATGCTTGTGCCTCTTTTTGCAAAAGAAAAATTGATTGGAGTTTTAAATCTTGAATCAGATCGATTAAATGCGTTTAACCAAAAGGATTTTCAACTTTTAACAGCTTTTGCAAATCATGCTGCAATTGCTCTTGATAATGCTCGCTTGCACCGGGAATTGTTAAAATCAAGGGACTTGGAAAGAGATCTAATAATTGCGAGACAAATACAGGAGGCGATTTTACCCAAATCTTTGCCACAAGAAAATGGCTATGAGTTTGCAAGTTTTAACCTCCCTTCCAAAACGGTAAGTGGTGATTTGTATGATTTGGTTCGCCTTGCCAGTGGAAATATCGGAGTTGCGATTGGCGATGTTTCCGGCAAAGGAACTCCGGCAGCTATTTTAATGGCATCCTTATTTTCGACATATAAAAGCCTATTGCATGAGACGTTGTCTGTGCAAGAGACCATGGCATCGTTGAATAACTTGATCTATGAAACTACAATTGCAGATACTTATGCTACCTTTTTTTATGGCGAATTAAATCCCAAAACTCGAGATTTTATTTACACGAATGCGGGACATTTTCCACCAGTAATTATTCGAAAAAACGGCGGACTCATTGAATTAAAACAAGGCGGTACTGTACTTGGATTTATTCAGAATATGCCATACACCGAATCTAAAGTACAATTAATCCCCGGAGATATCGCACTGTTTTATACGGATGGACTCATCGAAGCTCAAAATCCCAACGGTGATTTTTTTGAGCTGAATAATGTGATTGAAATTATTCAAGACAACTCACATTTAAGCGCTGCTGAATTAATTAATAAAATTACCTCCGAAATCTACCAGTTTAGTATGATCAATAGAGTTGAAGACGATTTAACTTTGATTGTTATTAAAGTTAATGATAATGAGTAAACTAAATTCCAATTCTTAACTTTAATTGATCCCCCAACACTGCATTTAAACATTATTTATTTTTAAGATTTTGTTTTTTGAAATCTTATTATGGTTTATAATTTTATTGATTTATAGATACTGATTTCTTAAAATTAACAGTTCTACTAATTTTATCTTAAATGATTGAGCGAATACAAAAATTTACTCGAAATGATCAAAACCTTGCCTGAAGAAACTATTACCACAAATAAAATTATGATATCAAGATAATATGATTTCATTGAAAACTTAGGACTGGTTATTAAGATCGGAGGAAATAGTGAAGGAGTATTCAACTGAAAAATTAAGAAATATTGCTTTAATCTCCCACAGTGGGGTTGGTAAAACTTCCTTGGCTGAAGCCATGGTATTTACATCGGGAGCGTCCAATCGCCTTGGCAAGATAGAGGATGGTACAACAATTTCTGATTATCACCCGGATGAGATTGAGCGCAAAATATCGATTACATCATCGTTAATGAATGTAGAGTGGGGGGAATCAAAAATAAACATACTAGATACTCCTGGCTATTCCGATTTTATCGGTGAAGTTATCGGTTCTTTGCGAGTGGTTGAAACCTCCCTGGTTTTGCTAAATGCTGTTTCAGGTATTGAAGTTGGTACAGAACACGTTTGGGAAGCAGCGAGTGAGGTAAATTCTTCAAAAATATTTTTTGTGAATCAATTGGATAGGGAACATGCAAATTTTGAGAATATTCTAGACTCTTTACAAAAAAATTATGGAACAGGTGTTGTTGCAATTCAATTTCCGACGAACAGTGGGGAAAGTTTTAATCAGTTTGTCGATTTATTTAGAATGAAATTGGTAACCTATGAAAAAGGTGGTTCGGGAAAACGGTCATCGGCTGAAATTCCTGCTGAGTTGCAAAACAAAGCCAACGAATTACGTGAAAAATTGGTCGAATCGGCAGCTGAAAGTGATGATAATTTATTAGAAAAGTTTTTTGATGTTGGCAAACTTACCGAAGGTGAAATGGTCCAGGGACTTAAGGCAGGGCTGGTCAACGGCAATATTTACCCTGTGCTTTGTGGTGCGGCTACGGAAAATATTGGGATTCATGAATTGTTAGATTTCATTGTGAAATTTGCACCTTCACCCACCGATGCGAAAGAATACCAAGGTAAAAATCCGGTTTCAGGTGCTGAAATCAGTAATCCTATTTCTACCGATTCACCACTGGCTGCATTGGTTTTTAAGACTGAAACAGAGCCTCATGTAGGAGAGTTTGCATTTATAAAAGTATATGGTGGTGTTATTAAAGTTGGTGAAGAAGTTTATAATCCAAACAGAAAATCAAGTGAAAGAATAGGGCAGCTATTTTTGATTAATGGTCATAACCGAAACGATATGAATAAGGTGGCTGCAGGAGATATTGGCGCTGTGGTTAAATTAAAAAATACGCATACCGCAGATACTTTATGCTCTAAAAACAATCCTATTCAATTGGCCAATATAAAATATCCAATGCCAAGTATTCGTGCAGCGGTGGTGACAAAATCAAAAGGAGATGAAGATAAGATCTCAGCCGGACTTACCACTTTACATGAAGAAGATCCCACTTTTGTCGCCGGATACGATCCGGAATTACGGCAGACAATTATCCAGGGCCAGGGAGAACTTCATCTTGCTATAGTTTTAAAACGATTGAAAGAAAAATTTGGTGTTGAAGTGGAATTAATAGAACCAAAAATTCCATATCGAGAAACACTTAAAGGATCCGCACAAACACAATATAAACATAAAAAACAATCTGGAGGCCGTGGACAATATGGTGAGGTTTATATTAAATTAGAACCACAACGCCATGGAAAAGGATACGAGTTTGTGAATGCAATAGTTGGTGGTTCTATCCCGAGTAAGTTTATACCTGCAGTGGATAAGGGAATCCAAGAATCCATGGTGGAAGGTCCATTGGCGGGTTGCAATGTTGTGGATTTGAAGGCTACTCTTTATGATGGCTCCTATCATAATGTAGATTCTTCGGAGATGGCTTTTAAAATTGCAGGATTAATGGCTTTTAAAAAAGCATTCATGGAAGCAAAGCCATTGCTATTGGAGCCCATTTATGATGTGACAGTGCGTGTTCCTGAAGATTTCCTGGGTGATGTAATGGGAGATCTTTCCAGTCGACGTGGAAAAATAATGGGCGTTGATTCCGATGGAAATTTTCAAATCGTTAATGCAAAAGTCCCATTGGCTGAATTGTATCGATATTCCACAAGTTTGCGATCATTAACGCAAGGTAGGGGATTCCACAAACGTAAATTTTCGAGTTACGAAGAAATCCCGGGTGATGTCGCAGAAAAAGTAATTCAAACTGCCAAAGAACAAAAAGAATCAGAGAAATAATGATGGATAGATTGTGGGCCCCATGGCGACTTCAATACATTAAATCTGCAGATCGCATCAACGAGGAAGGTTGTATTTTTTGTGATCTTCCTGCTCAAGACCCGGAAAATGATCGAGAAAATCTAATCCTCCAACGCGCAATACATTCTTTTATTATTATGAACAAATTCCCCTATAATGGTGGCCATTTAATGATTGTTCCATACAAGCATACGAATCGTTTTGATGAGCTCAATTCAGATGAAAAATTGGAACTCATGAATTTGCTCGAGGATTCTATGGAGGCATTTGCAAATACCTTTGAACCACATGGGTATAACATTGGAATGAACCTTGGCAGAGTCGCTGGTGCGGGAATAAAAGATCATTTGCATTTTCATATCGTTCCGCGATGGAATGGCGACACAAATTTTATGCCGGTGATAGGAAAAACAAAAGTGATTTCAGTAGGTCTTGACGAAGTTTGGGAAACACTTCATAAACAATTTAATCTTAGCTGATGGGAACTAATATTTAGGCATACTATCGTTAACTCCTGAAAGAAACTTCTATGCCGACTTTAACTTCGACTGTCCGATATTTGCAGTTGAGTTCATGGCTTGCCTCCGTAAATTAGATTCTTCTACTACATCAAATTCTACTAATTCTATTTTTTCCCAAATCCTGTTGCTGCCAGGTGTATTGCAAGTGGGGATTCCAACCTCTTTCACCAATCAGTGATATGCTTGCGTCTTTAAGTTTTTTTTTGCCTACCTATACCAACTTCTGGTAAAACAAGATGGCGGCTGTAACACCGTATCTCATCGTGTGAAAAGTTTTTGTAAATTTCATCTTCTGAGTCTACTCTAATAACCGATTCAATCGCTTTTCTAAAAACATTGATACATAAAAACAAATACTTATGAGAGCGATGGAATCGGTATCCCACCTTTTTAGAATGAACTCATCTTCTGATTCTTATTTAATTCTAATGAAAAAACTTCAGTTTTTTTGCAGAAAATCATAAAACTGTTTCAGGTACGGAAACAGGTATTCAAAAACAACCCACAATGAAGATTGTCACTTTTTCAAAGAATATCTCGCCATTCTACCATCTAGATAGTATATTATTTCCGTTCAGTTAATATTAGCTAATTGATTGTTAAACACTTGAGCCATTGGCATGAATACTAATAACGAAAAAATTCATTGGCAATGTTCGTATTTCCATTTTTCCGAGTGTTTTATTTTTGTTCATGGACATTATCAATGCGTAGACTGTAAGCTTGTTGAACCCTGCTGCAACGGAGAAGTTAGTCGGAAACGCATAGAAAATGATAAGTGGGGATCAATAAAATCATAATCTAACCCAAATATTGATCCACTCGAGTTGAAACTTGGGAAATAAACAAAGCAGATTTTCAGCTATGATTGGTACTCAGTTTGACCATTATATCATTGAAAAGAAAATTGGCGAAGGAGGGATGAGTGAAGTCTATCTGGCAAATGACACCCGATTACTTCGCCCTGTCGCTATCAAAATTCTTTCTTCCAAATTACTCCAGAATGAAGAAAATCGACTCAGGTTTATCCGCGAGGCTCGGGCGGCATCGGCTTTAAACCATCCAAATATTTGCACGGTTTATGATGTCGGTCATCAAAAGGGGATCAATTATATTGTTATGGAATTTGTTGATGGAAAAACCTTGCGGGAAATATTGAATGAACGAAATTTCTTGCCGGAATCAGAAGTGATAAACCTGAGTTTTAGAATTTGTTCTGCTTTAGAAGCTGCACACAATAAAGGGATTATTCACCGGGACATCAAACCGGATAATATAATGATCACTCGAGAAGGTTATGTGAAAGTTATGGACTTCGGTTTGGCGAAACTTGCTTCCGATTCAATCGAATCCGATCTCGGTGACAAAAAATATATCCAAATAAAAAAGGAACTCGCTCTTACTAAAGATACTTTGGCCTTAAGCGGCATAATGGGGACAGTTTCTTACATGTCGCCAGAACAGGCACAAGGCAAAACACTGGATTCCCGGACAGATATATTTTCATTTGGAGTTGTTCTGTATGAAGCCTTGACAGGTAATTTACCATTCAAAGCAAAATCAAATATCACAACCTTATCAAAAATCATCGAAGATGAACCACCAGGTATTCAACTAGTGAATAAAAATATTTCACCTGAAATGTCCGGAATGGTAAACAAGCTGCTAAAAAAAAATGTTGGTGAAAGATATCAGAACTTTTTAGTTTTCATAAGTGATCTCAACAAATTGGAAAAGAAAACCTCTAACCCTCAAAAAAGATCATTGATTTTTTGGCCGCTAATAGCCGCTGTTTTTTTTGTAACTGTATTCGTCACCCTCTTTATGTTTAAGGAACAAAGCAAGGTTGAAGCTCAATCCGTCAATTTTTTATACGATTTCGGTTTCCCCGGAATCGGTGCAGGACAATTTGACCAACCCGCTGGTCTAGCCTTTAACAATTCAGGGGATTTAGTCATTGTGGATAAAATGAATCATCGTATCCAGACATTCGATTTGATGGGCAATTTTGTCTCTGAATTTGGCGCATTTGGATCAGAGGACGGCAATTTTAATCAGCCCACTGGAGTTGCGATCAACAGCTCAAGTAATATTTTGATTACCGATACATTCAATCATCGCGTTCAGGTATTTGATTCTTTTGGCAATTTTCTGTTTAAATTTGGTAGTGAATGTACAGTTGAAATAGATGAAAGCTGTGTTGACCCGGATGGTGCCGGACCATTGGAGCCGGGAGATGTCCAATTTGACCGCCCATACGGCGTCGCGGTGGATCACTCAAATAATATCATCATTGCAGATCTCTTCAACAATCGCATCCAGGTATTTGATCCTTCCGGAAAATATTTATTCAAGTTTGGCGGTCCTTGTATTATAAGGAACGGACAGTATTGTGTTGATTTTGATGGTTCAGGTCCCCTGGAATTGGGTGATGGACAATTTATGAATCCGTCTGGTGTGGTTGTGAATGACTCCGGTAATATTATCGTGCTTGAGTTTCAGAATTGTCGTGTCCAGGTATTTGATTCATCCGGCCGTTTTCTCTTCAAATTTGGCGAGTTAGGTTCCGGTGAAGGTCAATTTAATTTACCTACGGGAATCACGTTAGATAATGAGGACGATATTATCGTTACGGATTCAGGCAATAATCGCATCCAGGTGTTCGATTCATCCGGCAATTATCTCTACCAGTTCGGTGTTCAGGGCTCCGGGGAAGGGGATCTCAATAATCCGGTTAGCACGCTAGTAGATGATTATGGCAATATGGTGGTTTCCGATGCGAATAATAACCGTATTCAGGTTTTTGGAAATCCAATCTTTACAAAAGTAACATCCCAGGTTGGTTTAAAATCGTTACCTGTTGGGTTGAGGTTTGGAATCTTTGATTTTGACAATGATGACAACCTGGACCTCTACATCCAAATGAAAGATGTGCCCAGCGTTCTTTACCGAAATAATGGTGAAAACAAAGGGTATTCATTCACAAATATTTCATCCTCTACTGGACTAGACAAAGTATCAGGAGCACATTCGGGAGCAAGCCTTATTGATTATGATAACGATGGTTTTGTAGATATATTTGTCACAGCCCATGGCGCCAAAATTCTTTATAGAAATAAAGGTAATGGAACGTTTGAAGATGTTTCTGATGTTTCCGGGGTTTCCGGAATCACCAATGAAGACAGATCCACTCATAATGCCTTTGGCGATTACAACAACGACGGTTATCTCGATCTGTTTCTCTCCAATGATACCAGCCGTGCAGCTGTCTTATACAAGAATAACGGCCCGCCGCAATGGCAATTTACAGACGTTACAGCAAAATCAAACATCGTTTTCAAGGGCTGGGCTCATGGATGTGTTTTTGTGGATTACGACAATGACGGCGACCAGGATCTCTACATATCTACCTATTATGGTAATAACGTCTTATATAGGAACGACGGTAATGG comes from candidate division KSB1 bacterium and encodes:
- a CDS encoding bifunctional molybdenum cofactor biosynthesis protein MoaC/MoaB, with protein sequence MIDVSPKFNTLRYAKASGVLSAGKETILRVKEKTVPKGDVLATARSAGIQAAKKTSDWIVFCHPIPIDWADISFEIKSNQIQVIAEVKTIWKTGVEMEALSAVSAALLNIYDMLKPLDESLFLGDIKLLQKQGGKSDFIDQFEAPLKAAVLVISDSTFSGKREDKSGKLIQKFLCNQPISVDDYQILPDEIGQIREKLIDLVDNRKIDLIFTTGGTGLSPRDVTPEATKDIIHKSIPGIAETIRRHGKERTPYAMLSREICGVRNQSMIINLPGSTKGVKESLQAIFPGILHAFPIIHGDGH
- the moaD gene encoding molybdopterin converting factor subunit 1; protein product: MQVEVRFFAVCRDIAGCESLTLDLPFDATGELLWDQVIAKIPRLEPFRKQGRLAVNLEYVKDTIQLHEGDEICIIPPVSGG
- a CDS encoding molybdenum cofactor biosynthesis protein MoaE; protein product: MIEDQKKYIEIIAKELNYQKLYNFVASSSCGAIDIFIGTVRCHAEGQSVKAIEYHGYPEMAEKELALICENAMKKWPVYRVAVQHRLGLLQLKEASVMIMVSSAHRAETFAACKFIIEEIKVNLPIWKKEIFVDGKRQWKNTSFMP
- a CDS encoding SpoIIE family protein phosphatase, with the protein product MADLDIQRLLKDTPNITDEIASLLKELQKESLEKSMLLELSKNINSTLNLNNVLNLIFDYLNRVIPFDAAGIFLIDPTTNKLIPESIRGYDKEAVKKAHLKVGRGLTGVVAREGKGIICPDTSKDRLYVNVKNETQSAMLVPLFAKEKLIGVLNLESDRLNAFNQKDFQLLTAFANHAAIALDNARLHRELLKSRDLERDLIIARQIQEAILPKSLPQENGYEFASFNLPSKTVSGDLYDLVRLASGNIGVAIGDVSGKGTPAAILMASLFSTYKSLLHETLSVQETMASLNNLIYETTIADTYATFFYGELNPKTRDFIYTNAGHFPPVIIRKNGGLIELKQGGTVLGFIQNMPYTESKVQLIPGDIALFYTDGLIEAQNPNGDFFELNNVIEIIQDNSHLSAAELINKITSEIYQFSMINRVEDDLTLIVIKVNDNE
- the fusA gene encoding elongation factor G translates to MKEYSTEKLRNIALISHSGVGKTSLAEAMVFTSGASNRLGKIEDGTTISDYHPDEIERKISITSSLMNVEWGESKINILDTPGYSDFIGEVIGSLRVVETSLVLLNAVSGIEVGTEHVWEAASEVNSSKIFFVNQLDREHANFENILDSLQKNYGTGVVAIQFPTNSGESFNQFVDLFRMKLVTYEKGGSGKRSSAEIPAELQNKANELREKLVESAAESDDNLLEKFFDVGKLTEGEMVQGLKAGLVNGNIYPVLCGAATENIGIHELLDFIVKFAPSPTDAKEYQGKNPVSGAEISNPISTDSPLAALVFKTETEPHVGEFAFIKVYGGVIKVGEEVYNPNRKSSERIGQLFLINGHNRNDMNKVAAGDIGAVVKLKNTHTADTLCSKNNPIQLANIKYPMPSIRAAVVTKSKGDEDKISAGLTTLHEEDPTFVAGYDPELRQTIIQGQGELHLAIVLKRLKEKFGVEVELIEPKIPYRETLKGSAQTQYKHKKQSGGRGQYGEVYIKLEPQRHGKGYEFVNAIVGGSIPSKFIPAVDKGIQESMVEGPLAGCNVVDLKATLYDGSYHNVDSSEMAFKIAGLMAFKKAFMEAKPLLLEPIYDVTVRVPEDFLGDVMGDLSSRRGKIMGVDSDGNFQIVNAKVPLAELYRYSTSLRSLTQGRGFHKRKFSSYEEIPGDVAEKVIQTAKEQKESEK
- a CDS encoding HIT domain-containing protein, translating into MDRLWAPWRLQYIKSADRINEEGCIFCDLPAQDPENDRENLILQRAIHSFIIMNKFPYNGGHLMIVPYKHTNRFDELNSDEKLELMNLLEDSMEAFANTFEPHGYNIGMNLGRVAGAGIKDHLHFHIVPRWNGDTNFMPVIGKTKVISVGLDEVWETLHKQFNLS
- a CDS encoding VCBS repeat-containing protein, with product MIGTQFDHYIIEKKIGEGGMSEVYLANDTRLLRPVAIKILSSKLLQNEENRLRFIREARAASALNHPNICTVYDVGHQKGINYIVMEFVDGKTLREILNERNFLPESEVINLSFRICSALEAAHNKGIIHRDIKPDNIMITREGYVKVMDFGLAKLASDSIESDLGDKKYIQIKKELALTKDTLALSGIMGTVSYMSPEQAQGKTLDSRTDIFSFGVVLYEALTGNLPFKAKSNITTLSKIIEDEPPGIQLVNKNISPEMSGMVNKLLKKNVGERYQNFLVFISDLNKLEKKTSNPQKRSLIFWPLIAAVFFVTVFVTLFMFKEQSKVEAQSVNFLYDFGFPGIGAGQFDQPAGLAFNNSGDLVIVDKMNHRIQTFDLMGNFVSEFGAFGSEDGNFNQPTGVAINSSSNILITDTFNHRVQVFDSFGNFLFKFGSECTVEIDESCVDPDGAGPLEPGDVQFDRPYGVAVDHSNNIIIADLFNNRIQVFDPSGKYLFKFGGPCIIRNGQYCVDFDGSGPLELGDGQFMNPSGVVVNDSGNIIVLEFQNCRVQVFDSSGRFLFKFGELGSGEGQFNLPTGITLDNEDDIIVTDSGNNRIQVFDSSGNYLYQFGVQGSGEGDLNNPVSTLVDDYGNMVVSDANNNRIQVFGNPIFTKVTSQVGLKSLPVGLRFGIFDFDNDDNLDLYIQMKDVPSVLYRNNGENKGYSFTNISSSTGLDKVSGAHSGASLIDYDNDGFVDIFVTAHGAKILYRNKGNGTFEDVSDVSGVSGITNEDRSTHNAFGDYNNDGYLDLFLSNDTSRAAVLYKNNGPPQWQFTDVTAKSNIVFKGWAHGCVFVDYDNDGDQDLYISTYYGNNVLYRNDGNGTFTDVAPLVGLAIGERSRGTVFGDYDNDGDLDLYVTRGVFHTAYSNFLLRNDGPPDYTFTDVTFEAGVGDSGDGGDSAFGDFDNDGDLDIIVANMNNQANVLYRNNGNGTFTNVTKLAGVSNPLNIDLIAFGDYNNDGFLDLYALIGNNNILYRNRATSKHWLKIKLVGTKSNRDGFGARIIVSTGDLKQMRYVDGGDFGGGFQSSQPIHFGLGTAESVDRIEVKWPSGIVTVLDDVPVNQMLTIVEGDSRCHTNPDSIALSDGIGNNLAQSNIRKEET